The Deinococcus radiotolerans region CATTCGGGGGCGGGGCGGGGGGTGGCGTAGCGGTCCTCGACGGTGGCGAGCAGTTCGGCTGGGTGGCCACTGGAGAGGGCGATCAGGAGCTTGAGGTATTCCGCGTGGGCCCACACGAGCGGCATGGCGCTGCCGGACGGGCGGCCCGGCGTGAGGCCCCACTGCGGCAGGGCCGGGCCGTCCCAGACCTGTTCGGGGAGCAGGCCGCCGGGGCTGGCGCAGCGGGCGATGGTCTCCAGGTACGGCAGGGGGTCCTCGCCAGCCTGGAGGGCCAGGTGGCCGCGTTCGCCGCTCAGGAGGGGCCAGGGGCGGCCGCGGCCGCTGCCGTCGTAGGGGCGGCCGTCGTCGGACTCGCCGTACCCGTCGCCGTTGTAGCGGCGGTACAGGGGCCCGGCGGGCGTGTCCACGCGTAGCACGTGATCCACGACGCGCGTGGTGTCCTGCACGCGCGGGTCGGTAGGCGCGCGCAGGCCCAGGCGCGGCAGGTATGAGAAGTCCAGGCTGACGAGGGCCGAGGCGGGCACGGTCTCGCCCAGGCGGTTGCGCAGCAGCACCTGCCCGCTCAGGCCCCCCTCGGCCTGCGGGGGGGCGAGGCGCACGTAGTAGCCGTCCACGCCCAGCTGCGCGGCCAGTGGGGTGCCGGTGACGTAACACCAGCTGTCCAGGCGTTCGTTCCATTCGTCCGCGAGGCGCAGCGCCGCGTCCCGCTCGGTGGGCGGCAGCCACGCGCTGCCCGCCACGAGCGCCGCGACGGCCACCGCGACCGTGAACGGGTTCACGCCCGGGTTCTCCTCCCAGCGGTCCTGGTCGCTGGTGGGGCCGGTGCGGGCCACGAAGCGCAGCGCGGCGCGGACCATCTCGGCGGTGCCGGTCACCTCGGCGCTGCCCACCTCGCGGAGTTTCGCGGCCAGCAGCACCGGGAAGGCCGTCTCGTCCAGTTGCAGGCCCGTCCAGTACGGGTCGCCGCTGGGGTAGTTGTTCTGCGGCCAGTGCCCGTCCTCCTGCTGCGTGGCAATGAACCGTGCCAGGATGCGCCGCGCGTCGTCCAGCTGATCGGCGGCGATCAGCGCGAACGCGGCCAGGGTCGTGTCGCGGGGCCACACGAGGTGGTAGCCGCCCAGCGTGCCCGTGTGGTTGCCCCAGGGCGTGCTGAGGCTGGCGACGACCGCGCCCGGGTACGTGCGGTCCTCATGCATTTTCAGTACGGCGGCACTGAACTGCGCCAGGCCGCCCAGCGCGGGGCCCGGGGCGGGCACGTGCGGCGGCGCGGCCCAGTCGGTCCAGGCCTGCGTGCAGGCGCGCCGGGCGGCGTCCGGGCCCTCGGCGAGGCTGGAGCGGGCCAGGGTCCACGCGCCGCGCGCGGTG contains the following coding sequences:
- a CDS encoding glycoside hydrolase family 15 protein, with protein sequence MIPTFQLIGDEHAAPGGAGLPPTWSSSDKDFVTTSLGPARVWVTLGHGMLNEVYWPSTGQPQLRDLGFYLVGDSGWVDLPRERHYDLSSPAPAVPLPTVRHRPPPGFTGPAYDLTLEVLPDPLRDALLIRFELRGPYRLVLITSPHLDASTPENVAWVDGALFAHQHRHVLCVTADVPLTHASAGVVGTSDGWQDLRAHGQLTWAYTKAGPGNVALSAQLDAASGTVALGFSNTARGAWTLARSSLAEGPDAARRACTQAWTDWAAPPHVPAPGPALGGLAQFSAAVLKMHEDRTYPGAVVASLSTPWGNHTGTLGGYHLVWPRDTTLAAFALIAADQLDDARRILARFIATQQEDGHWPQNNYPSGDPYWTGLQLDETAFPVLLAAKLREVGSAEVTGTAEMVRAALRFVARTGPTSDQDRWEENPGVNPFTVAVAVAALVAGSAWLPPTERDAALRLADEWNERLDSWCYVTGTPLAAQLGVDGYYVRLAPPQAEGGLSGQVLLRNRLGETVPASALVSLDFSYLPRLGLRAPTDPRVQDTTRVVDHVLRVDTPAGPLYRRYNGDGYGESDDGRPYDGSGRGRPWPLLSGERGHLALQAGEDPLPYLETIARCASPGGLLPEQVWDGPALPQWGLTPGRPSGSAMPLVWAHAEYLKLLIALSSGHPAELLATVEDRYATPRPAPEWRWRNETPCAALPAGRTLTIESPVPFTLHLGWDAWQGAHDRDATPDPFGLWVVTLPLEELATHRVLNFTRRFESGWEGTDHAVTLNGTDPA